A single region of the Pseudomonas granadensis genome encodes:
- the fabG gene encoding 3-oxoacyl-ACP reductase FabG gives MTESVLVTGSSRGIGRAIALRLAQAGHDIVLHCRSGMAEAQAVQTEIQALGRNARILQFDVAERETCKAILEADVETHGAYYGVVLNAGLTRDGAFPALSDDDWDVVLRTNLDGFYNVLHPVMMPMIRRRAAGRIVCITSVSGLIGNRGQVNYSASKAGVIGAAKALAIELGKRKITVNCVAPGLIDTAMLDENVPVEELMKMIPAQRMGTPEEVAAAVNFLMSAEASYITRQVLAVNGGLC, from the coding sequence ATGACTGAATCCGTACTGGTCACCGGCTCCAGCCGTGGCATCGGCCGCGCCATTGCCCTGCGTCTGGCGCAGGCCGGGCACGATATCGTTCTGCACTGCCGCAGCGGCATGGCTGAAGCGCAAGCGGTTCAAACTGAAATCCAGGCACTGGGGCGCAACGCACGCATCCTGCAATTCGACGTGGCCGAGCGGGAAACCTGCAAAGCCATTCTTGAAGCCGATGTCGAAACCCATGGCGCCTATTACGGCGTGGTGCTCAATGCCGGTCTGACCCGTGACGGCGCCTTCCCCGCGCTGAGCGATGACGATTGGGACGTGGTCCTGCGCACCAACCTGGATGGTTTCTACAACGTTCTGCACCCGGTGATGATGCCGATGATTCGCCGCCGCGCCGCTGGGCGGATTGTTTGCATCACTTCGGTTTCCGGGCTGATCGGCAACCGTGGCCAGGTCAATTACAGCGCCTCCAAGGCGGGCGTGATCGGCGCGGCAAAGGCATTGGCGATCGAGCTGGGCAAGCGCAAAATCACCGTTAACTGTGTCGCCCCGGGCCTGATCGACACGGCGATGCTCGATGAAAACGTGCCGGTGGAAGAGCTAATGAAAATGATCCCCGCGCAACGCATGGGCACCCCGGAAGAGGTGGCCGCTGCGGTGAATTTCCTGATGTCGGCGGAAGCCTCGTACATCACCCGCCAGGTGCTGGCGGTCAACGGAGGCTTGTGCTGA
- a CDS encoding hotdog family protein yields the protein MTPWPLAELLPHAGDMILIDAIERFDDEQIFTRLTVQPDGLFSLADGSLPAWVGIELMAQSVAAFAGCHARQKGNPVELGFLLGTRKFECNVEAFPAGSQLTVHGLRSLEDDNGMGVFECHIHGDGIHASARLNVFRPPQATQYLQQTKESNDD from the coding sequence ATGACCCCCTGGCCGCTCGCCGAACTGTTGCCCCATGCCGGCGACATGATTCTGATCGACGCGATCGAGCGTTTCGACGATGAGCAGATTTTCACCCGCCTCACGGTCCAGCCGGACGGCCTGTTCAGCCTCGCCGACGGCAGCCTGCCGGCATGGGTCGGCATCGAACTGATGGCGCAGAGCGTCGCCGCGTTCGCTGGCTGTCACGCGCGGCAAAAAGGCAATCCGGTCGAGCTGGGTTTCCTGCTCGGCACGCGCAAGTTCGAGTGCAACGTCGAAGCTTTTCCTGCTGGCAGCCAGTTGACCGTACACGGCCTGCGCTCGCTGGAAGACGACAACGGCATGGGCGTGTTCGAATGCCATATCCACGGCGACGGCATCCACGCCAGTGCGCGGCTGAATGTGTTTCGTCCGCCGCAGGCCACTCAATATCTGCAACAAACCAAGGAGTCGAACGATGACTGA
- a CDS encoding beta-ketoacyl-[acyl-carrier-protein] synthase family protein, whose product MTAYLNALGVICALGRDKHEVARKLFAGDCSGLRRESAWVPRRALPVAAVPGELAPIPAELAEHSTRNNQLLLEAALQIRDDIEQAIQTYGRERIGVVLGTSTSGIDEASRGLAHYIREQHFPAEYDYRQQELGAPANFLAEWLQLSGPTYVISTACTSSARALMSAQRLLDLGLCDAVLCGGVDSLCKLTLNGFSSLEAMSDERCNPFSANRNGINIGEAAVLFVMSRQPGAGPAIALLGAGASSDAHHISAPEPSGRGALQAMQKALSRAQLQAAQINYLNLHGTATQHNDAMESLAVAALFAEGVACSSTKPLTGHTLGAAGALEAAFCWLSLSVDNHEHALPPHVWDGAADPALPALNWVTASTRLSSIAPRYLMSNSFAFGGNNVSLIIGDAP is encoded by the coding sequence ATGACCGCTTATCTGAATGCCCTCGGTGTGATCTGCGCGCTGGGCCGTGACAAACATGAAGTCGCGCGCAAGCTGTTTGCCGGCGATTGCTCGGGCCTGCGCCGGGAATCGGCTTGGGTGCCGCGGCGCGCGCTGCCGGTGGCCGCCGTGCCCGGTGAGCTGGCGCCGATCCCGGCGGAACTGGCCGAGCACAGCACGCGCAACAATCAATTGCTGCTCGAAGCCGCGCTGCAGATCCGTGACGACATCGAGCAAGCGATCCAGACTTACGGCCGCGAGCGCATCGGCGTGGTGCTCGGCACCAGCACCTCGGGCATCGACGAGGCCAGCCGGGGTCTGGCGCACTACATCCGTGAGCAGCATTTCCCGGCCGAATACGATTATCGGCAACAGGAACTCGGCGCCCCGGCGAATTTTCTCGCCGAGTGGCTGCAACTCAGCGGCCCGACGTATGTGATTTCCACTGCGTGCACTTCCAGCGCCCGGGCGCTGATGAGCGCTCAGCGCCTGCTTGATCTGGGCCTGTGCGACGCCGTGCTGTGCGGCGGTGTCGACAGCCTGTGCAAACTGACCCTGAACGGTTTTTCCTCACTGGAAGCGATGTCGGACGAGCGTTGCAATCCGTTCTCGGCCAACCGCAATGGCATCAATATCGGTGAAGCGGCGGTGCTGTTCGTGATGAGCAGACAGCCAGGCGCAGGCCCGGCTATCGCGCTGCTCGGTGCTGGCGCCAGTTCCGATGCGCACCATATTTCCGCCCCGGAACCGAGCGGTCGCGGCGCCCTGCAAGCTATGCAGAAAGCCCTGAGCCGCGCGCAGCTGCAAGCAGCGCAAATCAACTACCTCAACCTGCACGGCACGGCGACCCAGCACAACGACGCCATGGAAAGTCTGGCGGTCGCGGCGCTGTTTGCCGAAGGCGTCGCCTGCTCCTCGACCAAGCCGCTGACCGGCCACACCCTCGGCGCTGCCGGCGCGCTGGAAGCGGCGTTTTGCTGGCTAAGCCTGAGCGTCGACAACCACGAGCACGCCTTGCCCCCGCACGTCTGGGACGGCGCGGCCGATCCTGCCCTGCCTGCGCTGAACTGGGTGACCGCGAGCACACGCCTGTCGTCCATTGCACCGCGCTACCTGATGAGCAATTCGTTTGCCTTCGGCGGCAACAACGTCAGCCTGATTATCGGAGACGCCCCATGA
- a CDS encoding class I SAM-dependent methyltransferase, whose translation MNHLSDSYVEETRFGFWFLRSHTWQHHVLRVAINDLRGLFTEALPQKPVLLDAGCGQGKSFAHLRQTFAPQRLIGIDADRHSLELSAAEAARLELDVELIGSDCAKLNVPDASVDLLFCHQTFHHLVEQEKALAEFYRVLKPGGYLLFAESTEAYIDTWVIRWLFRHPMHMQKSAAQYLQMIREQGFEFAERNVSYPYLWWSRSKDFGLLERLGLRKPKPFGQREETLVNVVARKPLAGIS comes from the coding sequence ATGAACCACTTGAGCGACAGCTACGTCGAAGAAACCCGCTTCGGTTTCTGGTTCCTGCGCAGCCACACCTGGCAGCACCATGTACTGCGCGTGGCGATCAATGATCTGCGGGGTTTGTTCACCGAGGCGCTGCCGCAAAAACCGGTGCTGCTCGACGCCGGATGCGGCCAGGGCAAGTCGTTCGCTCATCTGCGCCAGACCTTCGCCCCGCAGCGCCTGATCGGTATCGACGCCGATCGACACAGCCTCGAACTGAGTGCTGCTGAAGCGGCACGTCTGGAGCTGGACGTCGAATTGATCGGCAGCGACTGTGCGAAGCTCAATGTGCCGGACGCCAGTGTCGACCTGCTGTTCTGCCACCAGACGTTCCATCACCTGGTCGAGCAGGAAAAAGCCCTCGCCGAGTTTTATCGCGTACTGAAACCGGGCGGCTATCTGCTGTTCGCCGAGTCCACCGAGGCTTACATCGATACCTGGGTGATCCGCTGGCTGTTCCGTCATCCGATGCACATGCAGAAGAGCGCGGCGCAGTATCTGCAGATGATTCGCGAGCAGGGCTTTGAGTTCGCCGAGCGCAATGTGTCTTACCCGTACCTGTGGTGGAGCCGGTCGAAGGATTTCGGTTTGCTGGAGCGCTTGGGGTTGCGCAAGCCGAAGCCGTTTGGGCAACGGGAAGAGACCTTGGTCAATGTTGTGGCGCGCAAGCCATTGGCAGGAATTTCCTGA
- a CDS encoding NAD(P)/FAD-dependent oxidoreductase, with product MPIAELQSRQVVIIGAGPSGAIAAALLKRKGHDVLVIERQHFPRFSIGESLLSHCLDFVEEAGMLDAVNAAGFQRKTGAAFAWGERYSAFDFSDTFTDGKPTTFQVQRADFDKLLADQAALQGAEIRYGDAIVSVDFERPRPQLDVRREDGSEYRVEADFVLDASGYGRVLSRLLELEAPSNFPVRQAVFTHVEDHIDNPAFDREKILVTTHPEHRDVWFWTIPFSNGRCSVGVVAAAEHFEGRDADLDACLRGFISETPSLAGVLNNAVWDTPARTLGGYAANVKTLHGPGFALLGNAAEFLDPVFSSGVTIAMRSASMAAAVLHRQLQGEAVDWQSEFAEPLKRGVDTFRCYVEGWYAGTFQDVIFYENGQADIRRMICSILAGYAWDERNPFVSEARRRLNMISELCAKDAT from the coding sequence GTGCCAATCGCTGAACTGCAATCGCGTCAGGTCGTGATCATCGGTGCCGGCCCGTCCGGTGCCATCGCCGCCGCCCTGCTCAAGCGCAAGGGCCACGATGTGCTGGTGATCGAACGCCAGCATTTCCCACGCTTCTCCATTGGTGAAAGCCTGCTTAGCCATTGTCTGGATTTCGTTGAAGAGGCCGGCATGCTCGACGCGGTGAATGCCGCCGGTTTCCAGCGCAAGACCGGCGCCGCCTTCGCCTGGGGCGAGCGCTACAGCGCCTTCGATTTCAGCGACACCTTCACCGACGGCAAGCCGACCACGTTTCAGGTGCAGCGCGCCGATTTCGACAAACTGCTGGCCGATCAAGCGGCGCTGCAAGGTGCGGAAATCCGCTACGGCGATGCCATCGTCAGCGTCGATTTCGAGCGGCCTCGACCACAGCTTGATGTCCGTCGCGAGGACGGCAGCGAGTACCGCGTCGAAGCCGATTTCGTGCTGGATGCCAGCGGCTACGGCCGGGTGTTGTCGCGCTTGCTCGAACTGGAGGCACCGTCGAATTTCCCTGTGCGCCAGGCAGTGTTCACGCATGTCGAAGATCACATCGACAACCCGGCCTTCGACCGCGAGAAAATTCTCGTCACCACCCACCCTGAACACCGCGACGTGTGGTTCTGGACGATTCCGTTCAGCAACGGCCGCTGCTCGGTGGGCGTAGTGGCTGCCGCTGAACACTTCGAAGGTCGCGACGCTGATCTGGACGCCTGCCTGCGCGGCTTCATCAGTGAAACGCCGAGCCTGGCCGGCGTGCTCAACAACGCCGTGTGGGATACCCCGGCGCGCACTCTCGGCGGCTACGCAGCGAATGTGAAAACCCTGCACGGGCCGGGTTTTGCCTTGCTCGGCAATGCCGCGGAATTTCTCGACCCGGTGTTTTCCTCCGGCGTGACCATCGCCATGCGCTCTGCGAGCATGGCCGCTGCGGTGCTGCACCGGCAGTTGCAGGGTGAAGCGGTCGATTGGCAAAGCGAGTTTGCCGAGCCGCTCAAGCGCGGCGTCGACACCTTCCGCTGCTACGTTGAGGGCTGGTACGCCGGCACCTTTCAGGACGTGATCTTTTATGAAAATGGTCAAGCGGATATCCGCCGGATGATCTGCTCGATTCTTGCCGGTTACGCCTGGGACGAACGCAACCCGTTCGTCAGCGAAGCGCGCCGACGCCTGAACATGATTTCCGAACTCTGTGCAAAGGACGCCACATGA
- a CDS encoding sodium:proton antiporter, whose translation MMIAAFWLLALALFAVATRVGRHFGLIPIVSQLLLASFGLPLLMYFWVEPSWQLSGAQLIAPDWLKSLYSLSFALLLGHILSDVIDLKLDRQSLKIAVPSFAVPFAAGLAAACWLLPAQPWLSSLAIGLVFAITAIPVLYLYLRHIDYPPAATRRLVQTAILIDLTCWTLFGLAQGSLHLSSLLLPLALAGVPLLLRLLGVRRPLTLSLGFFALLVMAEHYKLNALILGIGYLLCMAALKVPLVLPLPALWMNRLQTWLAIPLILTFGIVQIDVHSAFASLDALQWAALLLLPIASKLLGNWLGLGWAGASFAGASRWRESVLLNIRGLSEIVFLNLLLQQQLISPALYFALMLMGLIATLLPALIGLHRAPLTIKSHLPRSSRANR comes from the coding sequence ATGATGATCGCGGCTTTCTGGCTGTTGGCCCTGGCCTTGTTCGCCGTGGCGACTCGCGTTGGCCGCCACTTCGGTCTGATCCCGATTGTCAGCCAGTTACTGTTGGCCAGTTTCGGTCTGCCGCTGTTGATGTACTTTTGGGTCGAGCCGAGTTGGCAGCTCAGCGGCGCGCAACTGATCGCACCAGACTGGTTGAAGAGCCTGTACAGCCTGAGTTTTGCCCTGCTGCTGGGGCACATTCTCAGCGATGTCATCGATCTGAAACTGGATCGGCAAAGCCTGAAAATCGCTGTGCCGAGTTTTGCCGTGCCTTTCGCGGCGGGTCTGGCGGCGGCTTGTTGGCTGTTGCCGGCGCAACCGTGGTTGAGTTCGCTGGCAATCGGGCTGGTGTTTGCGATTACCGCGATTCCGGTGCTGTATCTGTATCTGCGTCATATCGATTACCCGCCCGCCGCCACCCGCCGTTTGGTGCAGACCGCCATCCTCATCGACCTGACCTGCTGGACGCTGTTCGGCCTCGCTCAGGGCAGCCTGCACCTGAGCAGTCTGTTGCTGCCGCTGGCCCTGGCTGGCGTGCCGTTGCTGCTGCGCCTGCTCGGCGTGCGTCGACCGTTGACGCTCAGCCTCGGCTTCTTTGCGCTGCTGGTGATGGCCGAGCACTACAAACTCAACGCACTGATTCTCGGCATCGGTTACCTGCTGTGCATGGCCGCATTGAAAGTGCCGTTGGTATTGCCATTGCCCGCGCTGTGGATGAACCGTTTGCAGACGTGGCTGGCGATTCCGTTGATCCTGACCTTCGGCATCGTCCAGATCGATGTGCACAGCGCGTTCGCCAGCCTCGACGCACTGCAATGGGCGGCGCTGCTGCTGTTGCCGATTGCCAGTAAACTGCTCGGCAACTGGCTCGGCCTCGGCTGGGCCGGGGCTTCGTTTGCAGGCGCCAGCCGCTGGCGCGAAAGCGTGCTGCTGAACATTCGCGGCCTGAGCGAAATCGTTTTTCTCAATCTACTGTTGCAGCAACAACTGATCAGCCCGGCGCTGTACTTTGCGTTGATGCTGATGGGCCTGATTGCAACGTTGCTGCCGGCGCTGATCGGTCTGCACCGCGCACCACTGACTATCAAATCTCATTTGCCCCGGAGTTCCCGTGCCAATCGCTGA